Within the Malus sylvestris chromosome 4, drMalSylv7.2, whole genome shotgun sequence genome, the region AATAAATACCAACAATGAGAGAGAATAGTTGTGTTTGCACCTGAACTCCTTGCTTAGCCTTTTCTTCTAGTAATGCATCAAGCCGAGAAGATGGATTGCTATGAAACGGACGTCTAAGATACAATTCTGGGCAAAGCCACCAGCCAGTAATGAAAATCTGGAGGCAAGCATTTTACGGTTGAGACCTCTCACCACCAGAAATGCACTTTAATTGGCGTAAACAAGGCAAGAAACAAACCTCGGATTTTGCACCTTCAATAGAAGTAGCAATAGCTTCAAATGCTGCTTCTCCATCTACAAACCATTGAGCTTGACTCCCGTCATCGGCCAAACCCCTTGGAGGAGCAAAGGAACCAAACCGATGAGGATGACACCAACCTTCATGAGGCCTTGAAACAGCATCATTTATTGCAGTAACCCATCCCTTAACTTTAGCATTGCTAGTGGTTCTTAACCTTAAGCTTTGATTTCCACAAGCAACCTTTTGACATTTACAAATCATGTGTCGGTCATCAGAATTAGGTCAAAGATGCTCAAAGCACATATAAGTCATACATAAAATACAAGAACTCACCCTAAATGTATAGCGCAAAGGGTTGCGTTCCTTTATTTGATTAGCCAAATATATTTTAGACTGTCCAATTTCTTTGGAATCTGGCAGTACATTGAAAACAATAATGTCTAAAAGTTCGGTGTCAAAAGGATCCTCCAGTAAGGCCAGGAACCCAGGTTTTAAAACAGCCCACACCTGCAGTTGGATGAAAAGCATCACGATAATCAAAATGCGATTCTCTCGAAATAAATAGACATATTGTAGGAAGCATAGTTTGATTTTTCTGTACTAAACAACTAAAGGAAAAAAGTTCATTCAAAAAACCTTTTGCCAGTTGTTGCTGCAACAATCAAGACATAAGTATGCACATGATTTCACATCAGAGTTAGCCCCGGTAATTTTTGGTAGATGCTTCACCATAACATAACCTTCTTTCAACTTTGGTCCATACTCCTGTAAAAAGGAGAGCTTCGACACCTCCAAAAATTTGCAGACCTACAATCCAAAATCACTTCTTATAACAAGCGTGAAAACGAGTACCACCAAATTACAGCAGTAATAGATAAGGAGCACACCTCTCGAGAATTGACTAGATCCATGTTCCCCAAAAAATGGTTCAAATAACCCTGCATTGCAACCTTCCCTCTGTCGGAAATGGACTGCTGGCCTCCTAATGCTGGACGGAGGATGGGAAGAGCAGCACGAGATGGAACATCTCTGCATCATAACCAAATTTAGAGAACCATAAGTACTATTAGCATAAAGGCTTAATTTGTGCCCATGAATGAAAGAGAAAAGGGGATACGAAAGTCAGAAAATCACCTGTTTCTAACACCTTCGTCATGATGTAAAGGGACCGCCCCATCATCTGGTTCGTCATCATCTTGCACTACCGCTGTCTGATCAACTATTCCTATACTATGAAGCCATTCTTTAACCTTTCGTGCAAAGTTCCCATGAAAAGTACATTTTCGTGTTAGGCCAAATACAAATGAGAAAAATCCAGTACACATAAATGTTACTAAAAATGAAAGAACATAGACATATCAAATAAAATTGGCAAACCTGTTCTTGTTTCTCATGAAACTCCTCAATTATCGCGCGTTTCTTCAAAGCAAAATGTAAATAGAGAACCTGTGACGCTTTCTTCAGCAACTGCCACTTGAACTGTTACAGCGGAATACAAAACAAATCGTTGACAATCGAAGAGTTTTGTGAATCATTAGATGAGACAATCATGAACAATGTACCCAAAAATTATTAGAACATAACATTGGTATTAGTTTTGTGGAAATATtggaaaaatcaaagaaagatatGGAAAAGGGTGCCATATCGGGGAACTCTCAGTTAAATATCAACAAACTTACGTATGACCCCgaagtttcattttaaattgcCATGTTTTCGAGCAAATTTCCTTCATTTCCATAGATGGCAACCGATATCAATATCAATATCGATATATCCATGTATATTTACACAAATTTGCATATCGATATTTCCCCTGATACcttgatattttaaacactggtATTAGTAAAAGAGCAATCATATGATCTAAAAACAACACAAACTTGGAAATTTGATCAACAAAGTACCCAAACTATTTACCAATATTCAACTTCAACTgattttccaaaataataataacaaattaccaaattttagtttctaaaaacttaaacttttgaagAACAACCATCCCAAACAGTTCATACAGATACAAATTacacagagaaagagagagctttGCCTGCTTGTACTGAAACTCAATGGTGTAAGACAAAAGCATGGGGCTAATATCTCCGGTTTCGGGCCGCGAAACCGACACGATGGTGGCCACCGGAAGCTCTTCGAAAATCGGGGTGAAGGAGAAAGACCCCACAATCATATTCACTGCATCGGACTGCACAAAACCGGTGGCAAGGAGCTTCTCCGACGACATCCGACAGTTCTTGCTTTCGGAATCCCAATAAACTCACTTCCTGCATATCCTTAAAAAACCAGACCAAAGTTTGAGACTTTCGGGTTttttaagaaacaagaaacaagagCTTGATTGTCAAATGCAGCGGTTTTTATGGTTTGCAGAACTCCCGGGAAATTGAGGAAGGTGGGCTTTGGGTTTTGGTGAACCCACTGATTCTGCATGATGTTTGGTTAGTGAAGTGACACGTGTGATTGTTAGGTTTTGAATCCGTCTGTTAATCCACGTGGCAGTAGATAAAGTAGGTAGTATGCAGTTTGAGTGAGCCCTATGGTAAAAAAAAGAGGTGGAATTAGAAAAACAATTAGCAAAACTAATTGGAGTTATTTAGTTGGTATATGCTATATATGGATCTGGTATTTGTATTTCATGATGATGGCAATGGCTGCTTGCCAAATGTCCAAGAtaccctttttaatttttttgctttCAATGTAACTCTTTGAattaggaaaccaaaattcaGGTTATACTCTCTTCCATAGTTGATCAATCTGAATTCAAtcaataattttattattatcaaGAATTCGTTTTTAAGAGTGGATACGATTCAGATTGTATTGGTCAAGTTTAATTAATAATACGGTTACAAGCCTAAGATCAATAGTTTCAAAATTGTACTAAACTTCAAATTCAACATTTTTATCTAGTAATGCCAGCAAAATTACTACACATGTATCTTGATTATACCAAATTTTGGTTTAAGCCAGTTTAAAAAGCTTAAAACTACAACCAAACCAACCTATTACCGTATGTTTTGGTCGGTGCGACCAAATAGATGCCTGCCTCTAACTGTTTCCTATGAGATTCGAACTCAGAATATAATTTAAACATTAGTTAAAAATAACTCTCTATGTAGAAGCcaattttcatgaaaataacTTGAGGGCATTTTGGTAACTGTACATAGTATGTCATTAGGGTTCATGTACCACAGTGGCAGTTGCATACGGCATATCCCATTGGAGGAtcagaagaaaaagaatattCAAATTTATGCGCTTACCTCTGCGAATATGCCGAAAAGGGGTTAGTGGgtatcttccaaaacacccacTCGTTAAGCATATGTAATTATGTTTGAGAAAGATTAATTAGACCACATAATTAAGTTTAAGTAAGCGTAATTACTAAATTAAGGCATGCTCATTGTTGTTGGAGATTCCATTATGCCAAGCCAACCACTAAAGCAACAAATTAATACTTATTTAAGTTTTTCTAGCTAAAATAATCAATGAGATTGACGAAATTCTTTATTTTGGTTCCTGAagtttaaaatcgatagaagcgGTTTCTGAGATTGTTCACCATTAATCATATTGgtcatttcatgaaaaatctCCGTTCAAATAAATGTATTTTTATCAAATCAACCCCTCCACTTGACCTAGTGATTTTTTTAACTCAATCCCTTCAATCAATTTTAAATCTTAGAAACTAAATTGAGGTTATGGCAATTGCAGAGACTTTATTGTTTGAacaatttttatttcaaaagggGAACAACTACTGCAAACCATAGTTATCTATTCTTTTTGAGCCTGAAGAGCTTATGGAGAAATTCATCATGTCCATGTTCACGATCAAGCAGACTCATCAACTCTAAGCATTAATCTGGGACCTTccacattttatttatttatttgagagTCGCAGTTCTCGTCTTTATCACTAAGTCATTTGTCGTGATTTTTCTGAgactattttaacaaaaaaaaaaaaaccttaatgtTTATTAATGTTTCTGACCACAACTTGTCGTGCACGGCTAGATTATGCAGTTTATGCGACAAGTAACGAAAATaaaattgcaatttttggtTCAGTAATTGCGTGAAAGTGATGGTTGCATAATTTGACACctgtttaaattttatttatttttggtctatGACGCACACCGGACAATAACCAAACTTAACAAGCAAGACGAAAACAGTCTAAATAGTCAATTTATGACGTAAGAGCTGAGTAGAAGCTCGTgatttatatggacaaaaatagAAGCTCGTTTTGATCTTATTAAAGGcttgtttggtattgttgtgttttgaaaaaaaattgctgtgagaataagcggttgtgctgtgagaataagcggctgtgaaataaatcagcagagtgtttggtaaacttttttgtaaaagtgtttttggaaaaaaaacagtctgatagtaggtcttttcattaaaggagcaatgtagctccgtgtgctttgaaaaaaaaccagttttccaaagctgcaaatagcagcttcagctttttcctttgatttcagcttattctcacagcagctttcaaaataagccttttttttcagtttaccaaacatctaaaaccttcacagttttttttcatgggtgctttttttttaagcacctcactcccaaaccacccctaagtgTGAGTATCGGAGCACGAGATTTGTGGCTCAGTGAGTTAAGAATATTTTTTtagggaaaactaatgaaaaatatttgaaaattttgaattttaacgataaagacaaaataaagagtcaaatgaatagtatcaaaattaactttttagtataaaaatatgatttttcgttaaaataaacaataccataagtttttgttaaaattccctaTTTTTTATTGCACTCGAGGTTTCGAGTTTCATTTCTCTTGCTTCAATATCtcttgtataaaaaattatgagaatTGGACAATAAAACGTGATAACAAAGACTCTTGTGTTTTGCTAGAGGTAGCAACTCTGATTTTATTGAGAAATATTTTAGTGGGTCAAGAACACGGTCCGGTATATTAAGTACCTTTAAAAAGtagttaaaacttttttttaagtattcaaTTACTTGTATTATGATACTTTGTGTACTGAGCTGTGTTACTGCCAAGCTAAAAAAATCAAGAGATAATAtttgaaaaaagagaaaaattatAGGCGACCTCTGTGTGTGACTGGGATGAACGTTTGATTCGGGTCAAAACTACAGAACATCTTTTAGATTTGTATGTTTTGTTCGAGAGCTTCTGCAAATCGGTTCTGGACAACCTGTCGATCATGGAAGAACAAAAGAAGTGTCCGGCTGAAGTGAAAGTAGCCATCACTAGCTTGATATTTGCAGCTCCGACGTGCACTAAAGATGTTCCGGAACTGATGACACTCAGGAAGATTTTTGAGAAGAAATATGGGGAAAAATTTGTATCCGAGGAAACTAACCTGCAAAGTCCCGATTGCGCTGTGAATCTGGCGATGGTTATGAAGCTCAGATACTACTACGAGGAAGCCGCGAAGATCGAAAATCGCAAACTTAAGGCAAATGTTTAGATTGATCAGCTGTCATGAAACATGTATAATGTATTGCCTTTTTGTTCATGTACAACTCTATGAAGTTCATCGTTCCAAATGGTATGTAATTTTCGATTAAATTGTTGCTTTATTTTTAGGTTCCTTCCACCTGTTTTTTCTTATGCCGAAAATCAACTCTTTTCTACGTAAAATCATCGATACAGTTACACGAAGAACAAGTAATTTCTTCTAGGAAAAGCACACAGCCATATTAGGATTGTCGTTGCACACGATATACAAACTTGCGTGGAAGATTGACAGAGCTTGAGCCAAATGCTTCAACTGGCCGTCCAATTTCGACAAAGACAGTGAACTTTGGCAAGAGAAGCCATGTAATCGTCGGACCTAATATGAACAAGGAAatcaaatttatgtttttaacaGATACTTAACTGTTTTTAATAAGAAACTAGTTTCGATTGAACTTCTAAATCTAACCTTTGTCCATAAAGAGACTGGCATGCAGCAACAATATGGAGTTTGGCCCCATCGGCTTTCTTCTGCACGGGTTAAGATAGCTAGTTAGCAATCACTGAGAATTTCTCAGCACCATTGAAGCTTAACATAAGAGATGGTGTAGCTAAAAACAATTAATCAATATattaggtaacgaaaacgaagATAACTTGGACAGTTAGTATTTTCTGCAAGTGATTTTGTTCCTGTGGCTCAAGAATTTAAAAGGGATGTAAAAACACATGATTTCTGACTACAAGATCAATGGAGAACCGTTTCGTCCCATCTCTAGCTATTGCAGGAACACTCAGATTCGGTTGACATACAACATGTGACACCAGAAGgatatcaaaagaaaattatcaTAGTTTGAAGCAAACCTCAGATTCGTAATAAAGTCCGGCGTATAAAGAAGCGTAGAAAAAATCACTCTCACGGCCATTCAAAAACGCAGCAGCAAGCTAGGCATGAACATCAATCAGTTAATTTAGAGGAAAGTCATGAACCACACAACAAGCTCAGATAAGAAATGGTTtgatcaaagaagaaaggtttCACGCAACACCTTTTCCGGATCACCACCATCTTTAAACATGTTATAGGATTCTCGCATGACAGGTCTTGGATCTCGGCCAACCTGCATTCGATCTAATATGTAGTTAGAAGAAGTTTATTCAAATTTCCACCCAGTACAACGGAATAATAGCGCTTCAAATAACGTCTGCCAGTGTATAGCGTCAAGCTTAAAGCCTAATTAAATTTGTATCATTGACTTGCCTCAAGAAATCGTTCCCTTGCTTCGTTAACTCCATACAACTGAGCTTCACAGAGAAAGCACCAAATGGACTCCTCTGTATCATTTGGATTCTGCGCAACATCTAACCGAAACTGCTCTGCCCCGTCTTCAAACCTGTGCGGAAAATATACCCGGTTTAATCCTTGACATGAATCTTAACCAAATCAGtatgtaacaaaacaaaagcatatGGAAACAAGGAGTAGTACCTATCAAGATAGTAAAGTGAAAGCCCCCTTTGCCAAAGATCTGACAAGAACAGCAGGAAACACTTACTGAAACAATTAAAATATCACCAAAACCGTGATTAGTAACTATAATCAATAGACTTACATGCCTTTTGGCGAGGATCCAACTCAATTGCCTTGTCAAATTCTGCTAGTGAACCTGAAACATCGCCCTTAACAAATAACAAAGTCGAAAACTTTAATTACCAAACTATGAGAACAGGTTTCAAAAGAAAGTTAGGGTCAATTCGGAATGCTTTTGGAAGGTAAAAGTGTTTTCTGACAATCAGAAAGCGCTTCTGAGGTCACGTTTGAATTAAAAACTTCAGAGCCCTTATGAGATGATTTTCTAGTAAGCATTTCCAATTGATACTTCCAAGTGCTTTTCTACAATGGACTTCCAAGTGCTTTCC harbors:
- the LOC126618972 gene encoding uncharacterized protein LOC126618972, which produces MAITHNLKPPISMASPSVSSKTHNSSLFFGTVTSTVHSHGVQPPPLAFRSRTATNSQIFSTRRLFLPKVSGIWDALTSGGNNPREAVAAIRRGMVLFRQGDVSGSLAEFDKAIELDPRQKAYLWQRGLSLYYLDRFEDGAEQFRLDVAQNPNDTEESIWCFLCEAQLYGVNEARERFLEVGRDPRPVMRESYNMFKDGGDPEKLAAAFLNGRESDFFYASLYAGLYYESEKKADGAKLHIVAACQSLYGQRSDDYMASLAKVHCLCRNWTAS